A window of the Halosimplex halophilum genome harbors these coding sequences:
- a CDS encoding DUF368 domain-containing protein, whose product MTTAPDSARDEVTLRESVPPVREWARTFVVGLFMGTADAVPGVSGGTIALIAGIYERLITAINEVTPGRFLDGVVALTPLDGGVSLDRAAAVLEEVDGWFLVALLAGILSAVILVTRVVDIANEAAPVLLFGFFFGLIGASAVILFRAVSVRTLPEVVAAVGGFAIAFVVSGYGEVLESGGLPVVFGAGALAISAMILPGISGSLVLVILSQYERMSSTLSAFIDALIGTVTGGGLGPVIDRGVVVVTFVCGGLVGLFTVSRVIRRALDYNREVTFAFLVALVLGALRAPIVTLNGEEYAVVWNTATVQAFAGAAVVGALVVFALDWYAVDLDLDSV is encoded by the coding sequence ATGACGACAGCCCCGGACAGCGCCCGCGACGAGGTGACGCTCCGCGAGTCGGTCCCGCCGGTCCGCGAGTGGGCGCGGACCTTCGTCGTCGGCCTGTTCATGGGCACCGCCGACGCGGTCCCCGGCGTCTCCGGCGGCACGATCGCCCTCATCGCCGGCATCTACGAGCGCCTCATCACCGCGATCAACGAGGTCACGCCCGGCCGATTCCTCGACGGCGTCGTCGCGCTCACCCCGCTCGACGGCGGGGTCTCGCTCGACCGCGCGGCCGCCGTCCTCGAAGAGGTCGACGGCTGGTTCCTGGTCGCGCTGCTCGCGGGCATCCTCTCGGCGGTGATCCTCGTCACCCGGGTCGTGGACATCGCAAACGAGGCGGCGCCGGTCCTGCTGTTCGGCTTCTTCTTCGGCCTGATCGGCGCTTCGGCGGTGATCCTCTTCCGGGCGGTGTCGGTCCGGACGCTCCCCGAGGTCGTCGCGGCGGTCGGCGGGTTCGCTATCGCGTTCGTCGTCTCGGGCTACGGCGAAGTACTGGAATCCGGCGGGCTCCCGGTCGTGTTCGGTGCGGGCGCGCTGGCGATCAGCGCGATGATCCTCCCCGGCATCTCCGGATCGCTCGTGCTCGTCATCCTGAGCCAGTACGAGCGGATGTCCTCGACGCTCTCGGCGTTTATCGACGCTCTCATCGGCACCGTCACGGGCGGCGGTCTCGGCCCGGTGATCGACCGCGGTGTCGTCGTCGTGACGTTCGTCTGCGGCGGGCTGGTCGGCCTGTTCACCGTCTCCCGGGTCATCCGCCGCGCGCTCGATTACAATCGCGAGGTAACCTTCGCCTTCCTCGTCGCGCTGGTGCTGGGCGCGCTCCGGGCACCCATCGTGACGCTCAACGGCGAGGAGTACGCCGTCGTCTGGAACACCGCGACCGTCCAGGCGTTCGCGGGCGCCGCCGTCGTCGGCGCCCTCGTCGTCTTCGCCCTCGACTGGTACGCCGTCGACCTCGACCTCGACTCGGTCTGA